In the genome of Pseudarthrobacter sp. IC2-21, one region contains:
- a CDS encoding acyl-CoA dehydrogenase family protein produces the protein MSDVSDLIDFDSLLTADEVALRDSVRAFVDSEIKPNIAGWYEKAVFPLEIVPELARLGVLGMHLKGYGCAGRSAVEYGLAGAELEAGDSGLRTFVSVQGSLAMSAIHKHGSEEQKQEWLPAMAAGEAIGCFGLTEPSAGSDPGSMTTYARRDGSDWVLNGTKRWIGLASVAQVAVIWAQTDEGVRGFVVPTSTAGFTATPIEPKLSMRASIQCDIELTDVRLPGSAVLPNVVGLKGPFSCLNEARYGIIWGAMGAARDAFEAALDYSKGRMQFDKPLAGYQLTQQKLVDMALEINKGFLLALHLGRLKDAGRLQIEAISVGKLNNCREAIKICREARTILGGNGITLDYSPLRHANNLESVRTYEGTDEVHTLILGNKLTGVPAFR, from the coding sequence ATGTCTGATGTCAGCGACCTCATTGACTTTGATTCCCTGCTCACGGCGGACGAGGTGGCCCTGCGGGATTCCGTGCGGGCCTTTGTGGACAGTGAAATCAAGCCGAACATCGCCGGCTGGTATGAGAAAGCCGTTTTCCCGCTGGAGATCGTGCCCGAACTGGCCAGGCTGGGCGTACTCGGCATGCACCTGAAAGGCTACGGCTGCGCCGGCCGGTCCGCCGTCGAATACGGCCTTGCCGGTGCGGAACTCGAAGCCGGCGACTCCGGGCTGCGGACGTTCGTCTCGGTCCAGGGTTCCCTGGCGATGAGCGCGATCCACAAGCACGGCTCCGAGGAACAGAAGCAGGAGTGGCTGCCGGCCATGGCCGCAGGCGAGGCCATCGGCTGCTTCGGCCTGACCGAACCCAGCGCCGGCTCGGACCCGGGCAGCATGACCACCTACGCCCGCCGCGACGGCAGCGACTGGGTCCTCAACGGCACCAAGCGCTGGATCGGTTTGGCCTCCGTCGCCCAGGTCGCCGTGATTTGGGCCCAGACCGACGAGGGTGTCCGCGGGTTTGTGGTCCCCACCTCCACCGCCGGCTTCACCGCGACGCCGATCGAACCGAAGCTGTCCATGCGCGCTTCCATCCAGTGCGACATTGAACTGACCGACGTGCGCCTGCCCGGATCCGCGGTGCTGCCCAACGTCGTCGGGCTTAAGGGCCCGTTCTCCTGCCTCAACGAAGCACGCTACGGCATTATCTGGGGTGCGATGGGCGCCGCGCGTGACGCGTTCGAGGCAGCCCTGGACTATTCCAAGGGGCGCATGCAGTTCGACAAACCGCTGGCCGGATACCAGCTGACCCAGCAGAAGCTGGTGGACATGGCACTGGAAATCAACAAGGGCTTCCTGCTTGCGCTGCACCTGGGCCGGCTCAAGGACGCCGGCCGCCTCCAGATCGAGGCGATCTCGGTGGGCAAACTCAACAACTGCCGCGAGGCCATCAAAATCTGCCGCGAGGCCCGCACCATCCTCGGCGGCAACGGCATCACCCTGGACTACTCACCCCTGCGCCACGCCAATAACCTCGAATCCGTGCGCACCTACGAGGGCACCGACGAAGTCCACACCCTCATTCTGGGCAACAAGCTGACCGGCGTGCCCGCGTTCCGCTGA
- a CDS encoding alpha/beta fold hydrolase, with protein sequence MDIILVPGFWLDASSWEEVTPPLEAAGHTTHPLTLPGLESVDARRAGITLKDHIAAVVDVVDGLEGKVVLVGHSGGGAVIHGVADARPDRVARNIFVDSGPLGEGGVINNELPATGDDVPLPPWDGFEDADLVDLTDDLRRQFRARAVPEPKGVAYGKQRLHDVRRYDVPATVITCQFPSSLLTEWIDAGHPLTTELARIRDVEYVDLPTGHWPQFTKPAELGQAILAAVERTAAATHG encoded by the coding sequence ATGGACATCATCCTGGTACCCGGATTCTGGTTGGACGCGTCATCGTGGGAGGAGGTGACGCCTCCGCTGGAGGCTGCAGGGCACACCACGCACCCGCTGACACTGCCCGGCCTTGAATCCGTGGACGCCCGGCGCGCCGGCATTACCCTGAAAGACCACATCGCCGCCGTCGTGGACGTCGTGGACGGTCTCGAGGGCAAGGTGGTCCTGGTGGGGCACTCCGGCGGCGGCGCGGTGATCCACGGGGTGGCGGACGCCCGGCCTGACCGCGTTGCCCGGAACATTTTTGTGGACAGCGGGCCGCTTGGTGAGGGCGGCGTCATCAACAATGAACTGCCCGCCACGGGGGACGACGTGCCGCTGCCGCCATGGGACGGCTTTGAGGATGCTGACCTGGTGGACCTCACGGATGACCTGCGCCGGCAGTTCAGGGCGCGGGCCGTCCCTGAGCCCAAGGGCGTGGCGTACGGCAAGCAGCGCCTGCATGACGTTCGGCGCTACGACGTACCGGCGACTGTGATCACATGCCAGTTTCCGTCGTCGCTCCTCACTGAGTGGATCGACGCCGGACACCCCCTCACCACGGAGCTGGCCCGCATCCGCGACGTCGAGTATGTGGACCTTCCCACCGGTCACTGGCCGCAGTTCACCAAGCCTGCTGAGCTGGGACAGGCGATACTGGCGGCGGTGGAACGGACGGCGGCGGCGACGCACGGCTGA
- the ppsA gene encoding phosphoenolpyruvate synthase — protein sequence MTTDILWFSELGLKDLDKVGGKNASLGEMVQNLTSAGVQVPDGFATTADAYRSFLADSGLDQRIADRMLGLDTDDVTALAAAGQEIRTMMRETPFLPDFEAQIRDSYQQLVDKHGGSEDLSWAVRSSATAEDLPDASFAGQQETFLNVRGIDNILLAIKDVFASLYNDRAIAYRVHHKFEHADVALSAGVQRMVRSDVGASGVMFTMDTESGFQDAVFVTSSYGLGEAVVQGAVNPDEFYVYKPALQAGRPAILKRGLGEKALQMTYTNSQEIGRTIDFVPVEASLRNRFSLTDDDVEQLARHAVAIENHYGRPMDIEWGKDGIDGGLYILQARPETVQSRRAAGSLSRFRLNGTSRVLAEGRAIGQRIGAGSVRILTSIDQMAAFKTGDVLVADMTDPDWEPIMKRASAIVTNRGGRTCHAAIIARELGIPAVVGTGDATQALSDGMDVTVTCADGEAGLIYEGLLDFTVEETAVTQLPEAPVKVMMNVGTPEQAFTFAQLPNHGVGLARLEFIINRQIGIHPKALLNLDDQPAEVAAEIRERIAAYANPREYYIKRLAEGVATIAAAFAPNPVIVRMSDFKSNEYANLIGGPAYEPHEENPMLGFRGASRYLDPSFRDCFDLECEALSFVRNEMGLTNVKLMIPFVRTLDEARGVIDLLAENGLRRGENGLEVIMMCEIPSNALLADEFLDYFDGFSIGSNDMTQLSLGLDRDSATVAAGFDERDPAVKKLLSMAIKACKERGKYVGICGQGPSDHADFAEWLVGEGIDSVSLNPDTVVDTWLRLAGGGVGAGVGAGASAN from the coding sequence ATGACTACAGACATCCTGTGGTTCTCAGAACTCGGCCTCAAAGACCTGGACAAGGTGGGCGGCAAGAACGCCTCCCTCGGCGAGATGGTGCAGAACCTCACGTCTGCCGGCGTCCAGGTCCCGGACGGCTTCGCGACCACCGCCGACGCCTACCGCAGCTTCCTCGCAGACTCCGGCCTGGACCAGCGCATCGCGGACCGCATGCTGGGCCTGGACACCGATGACGTGACGGCCCTCGCCGCGGCCGGCCAGGAAATCCGGACCATGATGCGTGAGACGCCCTTCCTGCCGGACTTTGAAGCGCAGATCCGCGACTCCTACCAGCAGTTGGTGGACAAGCACGGCGGGTCCGAGGACCTGTCCTGGGCGGTCCGCTCGAGTGCGACCGCGGAAGACCTGCCGGACGCCTCCTTCGCGGGGCAGCAGGAGACCTTCCTGAACGTCCGCGGCATCGACAACATCCTGCTCGCCATCAAGGATGTCTTCGCCTCCCTCTATAACGACCGGGCCATCGCCTACCGTGTGCACCACAAGTTCGAGCACGCCGATGTTGCGCTGTCGGCGGGCGTCCAGCGCATGGTGCGCTCCGACGTCGGGGCTTCCGGCGTCATGTTCACCATGGACACCGAATCCGGGTTCCAGGACGCCGTGTTCGTCACCTCCTCCTACGGCCTCGGCGAGGCCGTGGTCCAGGGTGCCGTGAACCCCGACGAGTTCTACGTGTACAAGCCCGCACTGCAGGCCGGCCGTCCCGCCATCCTCAAGCGGGGACTGGGCGAGAAGGCCCTCCAGATGACCTACACGAACAGCCAGGAGATCGGCCGGACCATCGACTTCGTCCCGGTTGAGGCTTCGCTCCGGAACCGTTTCAGCCTGACGGACGACGACGTCGAGCAGCTCGCGCGCCATGCCGTCGCCATTGAAAACCATTACGGCCGTCCCATGGACATCGAGTGGGGCAAGGACGGGATCGACGGCGGGCTGTACATCCTGCAGGCCCGCCCGGAGACCGTGCAGTCCCGCCGTGCCGCGGGCAGCCTGAGCCGCTTCCGCCTCAACGGCACCAGCCGGGTGCTTGCCGAAGGCCGCGCCATCGGCCAGCGCATCGGCGCCGGCAGCGTCCGCATCCTGACCTCGATCGACCAGATGGCCGCGTTCAAGACCGGCGACGTCCTGGTTGCGGACATGACCGATCCTGACTGGGAACCGATCATGAAGCGCGCCTCCGCCATCGTCACGAACCGCGGCGGACGCACGTGCCACGCGGCCATCATCGCCCGCGAACTGGGGATTCCCGCCGTCGTCGGCACCGGGGACGCCACCCAGGCGCTCTCCGACGGCATGGACGTGACGGTCACCTGCGCCGACGGTGAGGCCGGCCTGATCTACGAAGGGCTCCTGGACTTCACGGTCGAGGAAACCGCGGTCACCCAGCTGCCCGAAGCCCCGGTCAAGGTCATGATGAACGTCGGCACCCCGGAGCAGGCGTTCACTTTTGCGCAGCTGCCCAACCATGGCGTGGGCCTGGCGCGGCTGGAATTCATCATCAACCGCCAGATCGGCATCCACCCCAAGGCGCTGCTGAACCTGGACGACCAGCCGGCGGAGGTGGCCGCGGAAATCCGCGAACGGATCGCCGCGTACGCCAACCCGCGCGAGTACTACATCAAGCGCCTGGCCGAGGGTGTGGCCACCATCGCCGCGGCCTTCGCGCCGAATCCGGTGATTGTGCGCATGTCCGACTTCAAGTCCAACGAGTACGCCAACCTCATCGGCGGGCCCGCTTACGAGCCGCACGAAGAGAACCCGATGCTTGGCTTCCGCGGCGCGTCGCGCTACCTGGACCCGTCCTTCCGCGACTGCTTCGACCTCGAATGCGAAGCACTGTCCTTTGTCCGCAACGAGATGGGCCTGACCAACGTCAAGCTGATGATCCCGTTCGTCCGCACCCTGGACGAGGCCCGCGGTGTCATTGACCTGCTGGCGGAGAACGGCCTCAGGCGCGGCGAGAACGGCCTCGAAGTCATCATGATGTGCGAGATCCCGTCCAACGCGCTGCTCGCCGATGAGTTCCTGGACTACTTCGACGGCTTCTCCATCGGCTCCAACGACATGACCCAGCTGTCCCTCGGCCTGGACCGGGATTCGGCCACGGTCGCCGCCGGTTTCGACGAGCGCGACCCGGCCGTCAAGAAGCTCCTCAGCATGGCCATCAAAGCCTGCAAGGAGCGCGGCAAATACGTGGGCATCTGCGGCCAGGGCCCCAGCGACCACGCGGACTTCGCCGAATGGCTCGTCGGGGAAGGCATTGATTCCGTCTCCCTGAACCCGGACACCGTGGTGGACACCTGGCTCCGCCTCGCCGGCGGGGGTGTTGGCGCCGGGGTTGGCGCCGGCGCGTCAGCGAACTGA
- a CDS encoding macrolide family glycosyltransferase, with product MHFAFVCLPAAGHVNPTLPVVAELVRRGHRVTYAAAAGYAQAVESAGATFFESGEDFAAKLPRRNRSADAEGSPRLGLLAGLGSGLLERLLERARVEFPALLARLTSDPPDAVCYDAMTVAGKMAALKLGLPDIALLPTYATNEHFPLRELMPARPPAEMLEAWNHARRLISDFAAEQGLSNFTFMEGPPAALNICFIPREFQPAGETFGASFHFVGPTPARRPSGEPWQPRVEAGPLVFISLGTTPLNDRPDFFRMCVQAFAGTPWQVAMAIGDRIGVPELGPVPDNVEVRPYFPQIDVLRHTEVFLSHTGMNSTMEALYFEVPVVAFPLQPEQEANARRLEELGLGRRLPAAALSPHVIRTVVAEVGGDQEIRRNLAAMGQRIRSAGGAKAAVDAIEAFMAER from the coding sequence ATGCATTTTGCCTTTGTTTGCCTGCCGGCCGCGGGGCATGTAAATCCCACTCTGCCGGTGGTGGCCGAGCTCGTCCGCCGTGGCCACCGGGTCACGTATGCAGCGGCCGCCGGGTATGCACAGGCTGTTGAATCCGCCGGCGCCACCTTCTTTGAGAGCGGCGAGGACTTCGCCGCGAAGCTTCCCCGGCGCAACCGATCGGCCGACGCCGAAGGGTCGCCCCGGCTGGGCCTGCTGGCGGGGCTCGGATCCGGCCTGCTGGAACGGCTGTTGGAGCGGGCCAGGGTGGAGTTCCCGGCCCTGCTGGCCCGGTTGACGAGTGACCCGCCAGACGCGGTGTGCTATGACGCCATGACCGTGGCGGGGAAGATGGCCGCCCTGAAGCTCGGGCTGCCGGACATCGCCCTGCTGCCCACCTATGCCACCAACGAACACTTCCCGCTGCGGGAACTGATGCCGGCCCGTCCACCGGCGGAGATGCTCGAAGCGTGGAACCACGCCCGCCGGCTCATCAGTGACTTCGCTGCCGAACAGGGCCTGAGCAATTTCACTTTCATGGAGGGGCCGCCGGCCGCGTTGAACATCTGCTTCATTCCCCGGGAATTCCAGCCCGCGGGTGAAACCTTCGGCGCCAGCTTCCACTTTGTGGGACCGACCCCCGCCCGGCGGCCCTCCGGGGAACCGTGGCAGCCGCGCGTGGAGGCCGGGCCCCTGGTCTTCATTTCGCTGGGAACAACCCCTTTGAACGACCGCCCGGACTTCTTCCGGATGTGTGTGCAAGCATTCGCCGGCACGCCATGGCAGGTGGCCATGGCCATCGGTGACCGCATCGGGGTGCCCGAGTTGGGCCCGGTGCCGGACAACGTTGAGGTGCGTCCGTACTTCCCGCAAATCGATGTCCTGCGCCACACGGAGGTATTCCTCTCGCACACGGGGATGAACTCCACCATGGAGGCGCTGTATTTCGAGGTCCCGGTTGTGGCCTTTCCGCTGCAGCCCGAACAGGAAGCCAATGCCCGCCGCCTGGAGGAACTGGGACTTGGACGCCGCCTCCCTGCGGCAGCGCTCTCACCCCACGTGATCCGCACTGTCGTTGCCGAGGTGGGCGGCGACCAGGAAATCCGGCGCAACCTGGCGGCCATGGGCCAGCGCATCCGGTCAGCCGGGGGCGCCAAAGCAGCGGTTGATGCCATCGAAGCATTTATGGCTGAACGGTGA